One genomic segment of Hordeum vulgare subsp. vulgare chromosome 2H, MorexV3_pseudomolecules_assembly, whole genome shotgun sequence includes these proteins:
- the LOC123426426 gene encoding aminoacyl tRNA synthase complex-interacting multifunctional protein 1 encodes MMAAARMAFASSCRVHLRLPSPPSTPILARTRVGCRGIAKSISFLAPLSAARSAKHAALFCSCSLPSSDAVVAPAPTHAAVEEKKPAPAAGEEEKGEVPVGELAGLLDIRVGRVVKAWLHPEADTLYVEEVDVGEEQPRTICSGLVKYLPIDQLQDSNVIVLANLKPRNMRGIKSNGMLMCASDASHEAVELLTPPEGSVPGERVWFGSEDEKSLQSEPATGNQVQKKKIWESVQPHLKTTDNCIAILGEQPMRTSAGMVFCKSLQGARVS; translated from the exons ATGATGGCCGCAGCGAGAATGGCCTTCGCATCAAGCTGTCGCGTTCACCTCCGCCTCCCTTCCCCGCCTTCAACCCCCATCCTCGCCAGGACCCGAGTTGGCTGCAGGGGCATAGCCAAATCCATCTCCTTCTTGGCACCGTTGTCTGCTGCGAGATCCGCCAAACATGCCGCCCTCTTCTGCTCTTGCTCCTTGCCTTCCTCCGACGCCGTCGTCGCACCGGCACCTACGCACGCGGCCGTAGAGGAGAAGAAGCCGGCGCCCGCGGCTGGGGAGGAGGAGAAAGGCGAGGTTCCGGTGGGCGAGCTCGCTGGCCTCCTGGACATCCGGGTGGGGCGGGTCGTCAAGGCGTGGCTGCACCCGGAGGCGGATACTCTCTACGTGGAGGAGGTCGACGTCGGTGAGGAGCAGCCGCGCACCATCTGCAGCGGCCTCGTCAAATACCTACCCATCGACCAACTCCAG GACAGCAATGTCATTGTTCTTGCTAACCTGAAACCAAGAAACATGCGCGGCATCAAGTCTAATGGCATGCTTATGTGTGCCTCTGATGCTTCTCACGAGGCTGTTGAGTTGCTCACCCCTCCAGAAGGTTCTGTTCCTGGTGAAAGGGTATGGTTTGGATCTGAAGATGAAAAGAGTCTTCAATCTGAACCTGCAACGGGAAACCAG GTTCAAAAGAAAAAGATTTGGGAGTCTGTTCAGCCTCACCTTAAGACAACGGATAACTGCATAGCAATTCTTGGTGAGCAACCAATGCGCACCTCGGCAGGCATGGTTTTCTGCAAATCGTTGCAGGGTGCAAGAGTGTCATAA